caaaacaaaacaagacaaaaaccccaaccaaaaaaaaaaaaaaaaaaaagtgtaacataATGCAAAAACAGTAATCCTTGTGAAATTACATGCATAATGGAGTCCCTCATATTACTATTTAAGTGCTGTTTTAGGAATAAAAATTGAGTGCTTAAGCTGAGTTGTTTTTTAAGTGATAGCGTTTTTacactttgaatttttaaaagctgaatttatatttttatattcagatAGTTTTTCAAAGTTAATATTATCAATGGCCATACATGCTTTATTCAAGGTTAgttaaatcctttaaaaaatattagctgcaaggtgcagtggatcatgcctgtaatcccagtgtttagGAAGACTGAGATAGAAAGACAGtttgggccaggagttcaagaccaacctgagcaaaataatgagaccttgtctttacaaaaaataaaagaattagctgggcgtggtggcacacacctatagtcctgaGGCAGGGGGCTGCCTGTGGGGGTTTGGGTCATTGTCTTTTAGAATTTGGGAGCCTTTGAAAAGCCGTGGGCCCTCCCACCGCTATTGTGCTGGGGAAGATGTAGCAGCCTCTTCTCCAAACCACCCCTTTGCCTTCAGACTTCTCTGGGGCCAGCAACCACCCAACTAGGGACCTAGGGCCAAGGGCTCAGCTGATGACCATGGGCTCCGTGTCCAACCAGCAGTTTGCAGGTTCGAGCTCAGGACTTAGCGGGGACACCTTAGGATGCAGGAgcggccaggagttcaaggttacagtaagctatgattgtgccactgccctccagactgggtgacagagagagagcctgtctctgaaacaataaaaagaattagaaaattatcTGTGTTTAATTTTCAGCTCAATTATGATATTGTTTATCTTTGTCATTCAGTGACACCTAATAATGACTTGATTGGATTAAAACTCTGGAGGACTTTGGAATGGTAGACAGGCTAGGCTGAAAACTTAAACTCTAGCACTGCTTTCTAAGATTTCCTGTTGGAAAAAAAGGCTTCTACTCCAGAGCATTATGGTTGTGGTAGCACTAATCATGGGCTGTAATACCAAAGTAAGTGAAAAGTGCAGAGGTATTTCCTAATATAGACCAGGAGTTTCTGTTGGACCAATTGGATCTCTGCTATAAAAAATGGTTTAATTCAAGCAGAATAATTCTTTACttgggaattttttgttttgtttggtaggATTTTATGAGATGTTTTGTTTCTCCAAAAAGCTATCCTTACGTGTTATAATACttaataatgttatatatttattcaatatagTTTCACTTTATGGATGAACAGAATCCCAAGGGAAGGGACAAAGCTATTGTTTTCCCAGCACATACAACCATAGCTTTCAGTGTTTTTGAACTCTTCATATACCTGGATGGTGCCTTTGGTGAGTTAAGGGTCTGCATGAAATACAAATGACTATATTTTTAAGGAGCATTCAACAGGGCatgggctctctctctctctctctctctctctctctctttcttctcgtGTCTAACAATTATAGAAGATGCTGTCAGCACTGTCAATCTTATGCTTGGGCAAAATAGCTGAGAAAGGTCTTCCCTTCCCTGCTTCCCCATTCCACTTTTCTGCTTCTTGGTGAAGGTTGTGAACTCTCCACTAccccatttaaaattataaataagagcTAAAATGCCATCTACTGACAAAGTATTCCTTAGCTTACATGGGGAGATAATAAATGACTTTCTTATAGGTAGTTTTTGGTGGTGGCAAACAGAGGAGTAGGTAGATAGTAGGATGCCTGAAGTGTTAGGATTCCCAAACCAGGACATCTAAAGACAGCTTTTCTTACTTCAGTTTTACTTATCATAACAAGCTTCCCCTTGCACTCTTcctaaaaaataactttaaaaggtaaaaatacttCCTCCAAAATTGTCACCTTGTATAATACCTAAGTGCAGCTCACTTTAGGTCTCTACATTTCACAGGTCTTTAAGGTCTGTTGGCCAACTGGAACAAGCCCAGGTGTAGCCCAAAGGATCAGGAAAGGGAGTCCCCTAGCCATGGtaatttacaaatgtttttagacctgtttttgttcatttctgcAATTTTGTAGGAGGAGGGAATAGGGAgtccagaaacaaaacaaaactacatgttaagtaaattgtttttttaaaaaatatttttaattttgtggctATATAGTagagagatatatatttatttatatatggagTACATGAGGcattttgatacaggtatacagTGCAATAAtgatcacatcatggaaaatggggtatccatcccctcaagcatttatcatttgtgttacaaacaattcaattatactcttttagttatttagttatttaaaaatgtacaaattcttttagttatttaaaaatgtacaagttCTCAGTCTAAGATGGAGAAAAAACTGTACAATTACATtgttttgactatagtcaccctattacGCTtccaaatactaggtcttattaagtaaattttaagtttttacagttttattgaTGGTTGGGAGGAATGTAAATGGACTGATATATCcccaagaatttaaaatatacatataatttggacttccacttctaggaatttatcctacagatatatttacacatatatgaaATGATATGAATGCAAGTATGTTCAGTCCTCAATAACAAGAGATTGGAAACAACTTTAAGGAGACTGAATAATGGTGCATCCTTACAAGAGAATACTCTGAAGCCAATAAGAATATAATACTtttaatggatatttttaaaGAGCTGAGTATAATATGTAACTATTTGggcataaataattttatacacatacatgtatacatacatcttTCTTTATGCTTGTAAAATATATAGAGTATTTCTGGAGTATGAGCCCCTGAGGTAGAAGACTGTGGCTGGATACAGGGTGGACCAGAGACTTATTTGTCGCTGTATCTCCTTTTTGTATGAATTTTGTACCATGTGAATGTTACCTTTTCCAAAAGTATGtaaaagttaactttttaaaaaatacaatgaatggtTTGTACCAGAATTCATCACCCCATCAAACAATAAAACATGAATTATTCAAGTTATAACAtcttctaacaattttttttgtagaccTTTGTGTCACTTCAGTGTCAAAAGGAGGATTTGAAAGGGAAGAAACGGCAACATTTGCACTGCTGTACAGGTTGAGAAATATCCTATTTGAAAGAAGTATGTCCAttgtgaatgtcttttttttctttcctggcttAATGCATGAGGTTTTCTATTCAGTAATCCCATCTGTTAaggaaaaatttgaatttaaaagcctggctggtacagtggctcatgcctataatcccagcactttgggaggccagggcaggcagattgctagtgctcagaagtttgaaaccagcttgggcaatgtgacaaaaccccatctgtacaaagaatacaaaagaaaaaaaattagttggttgtggtggtgtgcatctgtagtccccgctacttgagaggctgaggtaggaggatcacttgagcccgagaggcggaggttgtagtaagtggagattgcgccactgccctctagcttgggtgatagagccagaaaaaagaaaaaagaaaagccaaattaTTTCATGACTAGTGGattcacatatttattaatgctatttgcattatgtatttttcattttcacttctaatacatttctgttctgtttttgtcCTTTTAGATAGAAGAGTAATGGATGTAATTTCTCGTTCACAGCTTTACTTGGATGATCTTTTTTCTGACTACTATGACAAACCTCTCAGCATGACTGATATTTCACTCAAAGAAGGGACCCATATTCGAGTTAACTTACTTAATCACAACATTCCCAAAGGGCCGTGCATACTCTGTGGAATGGGGAACTTCAAAAGGGAGACAGTTTATGGGTGCTTTCAGTGTTCTGTTGATGGTCAGAAGTATGTGAGACTTCATGCAGTTCCTTGTTTTGATATTTGGCACAAgaggatgaaataaaatgaaaaatgaatatacCATGTTGGTGTTGTAGGTGCGGTTGTGCCACAAACCTTCCCTAAATTATCTAGGTTTGCTTTGATgagttaaattaaaatgagaaaaacagaaagaaattaacCTGTCTGGGTATCATTTTCCCTATCTATAAAGTAGTGATGATGACAGTAGTGTCTGTTTCTTAAGTTgtcataaaaattaataacactGTTTATATCAAAAAAGATTTACATGTAACATTCAGAATAGAGATGTTCTTTCATAATCTTGCCAGTCACTTTAGAATCATTTTTGGGATGTAGTCTATCAttttagataacttttttttttgttttttaagacagagccttgttctgttgcccaggctggagtacagtggcacgatcttgcctcactgcaacctttgcctcctgggttcaagcaattctctgcctcagcctcctgagtagctgggattactggcgcctgccaccacccctggctaattttttgtatttttagtagagatggggttttaccatcttggccaggctggtcttgaactcctgaccttgtgatccacttgcctcggtctcccaaagtgctgggattacaggtgtgagccaccgcacctggcctagataactttttatataattaagagatttttctaaataccaattttattttcaatcaaCTTTCAATTCAACATGTAAGGATGACAAGACTGCACAAGTAGCAACTTTATGGTGTTTCAACTACTGCCTTTGGTCtggtaaaatgagaaaaatgtgttaatAATTTAATGCAATCCTAAATGTTTAATTGCAGTATCAAATTAAAAGCACACTGAACTCAACATGGGGTTTTGTGTACACAGTTAACAAGGTGACTGATAGTAGTAATGGGCTGCCATTCTATGATGTGGGTATGCTCACGAGTTTCGTTTTCATAAAACGCAATACTGTCATTGTAAAGTTAAGACAGATAAGACACAtctgtttctttgaaaatgtttaaaacatttaacatattcagttctgaaagatatttttaatctaCTCTGTTGAGAAATCTGAATTTTTCATACACAACCTAAATTACTATTtacctttattaaaataattgtataatgaataaaatgttaaaattctagAACTCAAAATGTAGTCACGGCACTG
This region of Theropithecus gelada isolate Dixy chromosome 12, Tgel_1.0, whole genome shotgun sequence genomic DNA includes:
- the PJVK gene encoding pejvakin isoform X5 yields the protein MESIRTTRQCSLSVHAGIRGEAMRFHFMDEQNPKGRDKAIVFPAHTTIAFSVFELFIYLDGAFDLCVTSVSKGGFEREETATFALLYRLRNILFERNRRVMDVISRSQLYLDDLFSDYYDKPLSMTDISLKEGTHIRVNLLNHNIPKGPCILCGMGNFKRETVYGCFQCSVDGQKYVRLHAVPCFDIWHKRMK